gtttgacactgagagatctctgtctttcggtgctacacctctgaagatgccagtcacagctgctggcgaaacgtcaggaactacaatgccaagaccatggcgatacagcctggaaaatccacaacaaccaaaagaagAAATATTTCTTAAACAGAAAGAAATAAGGACACGGGTCTTTACTAACGGAAGGCTGCAAAACAAATTGCATTTTGTAGGGTAGTAAAATCTGTTGAATGCTCTTACTTTTAACTAAACATATATAAGATGAGTCTGTAAGCTGTGAATGGATTCCCCAAACAGTCTTCCTTTTGAAATAAAAGATGTGTGATTTAGAtccctgattcagattggggctGTGGCACAGGTAAAGATTAACCTGTCATCTCACTCGATTTTTCTGTAAAGTAGCTAATTTGGCATGGGGACCAACATAGAAAGTGCCCAGTGGAGCAGATTAGATGAATACCATGGTGAATAAGTTACCCTACCCTCCTCCCATGCCATGTCCCTGAACCAAATTAGGATGCCACGTGTCTATTTAAATAGTAAAAATGTCTGGGAGCTGTGATCATGGAACTTGCCATGTTAtattggggctacccttgaagaaaaGATGCTGTTGAAACCATTATGATCTGTTTTCAGTTAAAAAACCCTAGTCAGACTGGAAAGCCGAAGGCTACATGGAAAGGACCCAATGATAACTCCTGCTAAGACCATTCTTAATGTTACTTACTAGTATTTTTCCCCTTTCAGGTGGTCAACAGTGCTCTTTGAATCCCTGCTTGCATAATGGTGTGTGCAAAGACACCATTCGCAGTTACACATGCAGTTGTATTGATGGGTACGAAGGAAGAAACTGTGCTTTTGGTAAaagtcaacattttaaaaaataaataaccatGTATTACATGATTTTTAAGAATGATGTACAGGAAACTCTGTCAACCTCACTTTGGAACATAAGTATTACTTTGTTGTAGCAGATACTTTACTTagttgtagccagtttggtgtagtggttaggagtgcaggactctcatctggagaaccaggtttgattccccactcctccacttgtagctagctgggtgaccttgagtcagtcacagcttttcagagctctctcagcctcacccacctcacagggtgattgttgtggggataataatgacatactttgtaaactgctctgagggggtgaagtcatcctgaaaggcagtatataaatcaaatattattattataaaattttattaaatatgGTCCACTTAACTTAGTTTTCTATCTTTCAGCAACAGCCAGATGACACAGGAAAATTCTCAAGCAGGATATGAGAGTAGTAGATATTcccttgtttttttcctcttcctgttTTTGATTTTAGCACTTTAAAGAAGTTTTCACCAATTCCACTTTCCCATGGCAGAGATACAATTCCCCCTTATGTGATTCCCAGGGTCTTTTGTCCCTGAGAATCCTTTTGTAGGGTACTtagggctgctgctggagaagtGCAGTGCAAAATCCCACTCTGCTGACAGAAATTCCTTCTGTCAGTGGTGATTCAACTTGTAAGTTGCTTAACCATTACAGAGACACTCATCTCCCTCTGCTACCTCTACCGGAACATACAGTAACTGTTTCTCCTATGTCTAGAAAAAGTTACTGTCTTTTTGAGATGTATTAAAAATCTTAGCTGGTTTCTAATAATCTCTCTCCTACTCCTGTCCAGTCCAACTTCTCTAGTGTGTCATTTCCTAATTgtccctctgccatggaactcAAATCCTACTGGCACAGGCAGTTATGAATAAATTATGATAATGCCTCCATGATATACTTGAAACTGTTTCTGGCCACAGTCCGATGAGCGGGCACTGCAGTTGCTCCTGGGACTTTGTCACACACATAATTTGACATCCACCACTGAAAATGGAAGTTTGGTTGGATGCATGGTTCTCTTGATCTCAGCCTTgatttttttgctgggaaaaacGTCCAGAAACACAACAGATacacatagatgcagaggagttagccgtgttagtctgtagtagcaaaatcaagaagagtccagtagcacctttaagactaaccaactttattgtagcataagctttcaagaatcacagttctcttcgtcagatgcatgcatgcagatgctacaataaagttggttagtcttaaaggtgctactggactctttttgatttaacaaatATACAGAAACTAACAAGTGGGTAAAGCCTAGAGGCATCAGGCAACAGATAACAAAGaataaatattggggggggggaagcttgcaTCAGTTGCATAGTTTATGGATGATTTCATTTTGAAACATCTTGTTAAAAATTTGTATTGTTCTGTTTAGCTAAAAACGAGTGCCGCCATGAAATGAATGTGGGTTGTCAACACTTTTGCTATCCAGAACTGAAGTCCTACCGCTGCTCGTGCGCACAAGGCTATGAACTTGTGAAAGGCAAATTCTGTGTTCCACTAGGTAAGTATGGAAAATTGGGCAGATAAAAACATTCTCTGCTAAAGTTTTGGCTGCAACATACTGTAGCGTATAATGGTTAAAGCAAAAATAAAGGGTGATCTAAGAAGAATCCAGAtcaaagcttatattagccatgAATGTGTTGTTTCACTTTAGGCAAACTTTTCTGCCTCTCAGCCTTATCTTTTCCAATCCataaaatggggtgtgtgtgtgataccAGGGTTAAAGAGAGATTACAACATAATTTGTGAATAAAAAGTGCTATATCAAAAGTAAATATTATTGCCATGGGCAAAGTGTGCAAAACCTGTCCACACAGCAAACATTACAATCCCAAAGAGATTCTCAGATTTATTGTCAATTTATTGTCTCAGATTTGTTCCTATTATCACATCGTCTCAAACTGTAGCACTTTTGTCTCTTGTAAGAGTAAATGCCAGCTATTCACACTGAAGAAAATAGGCATATGCTCAGAGACATTGTTTAGCCTGTTCTTAGCATTTGGATTTCAAATTACAACCCATTAAGTTTGTCCCACATAACACACAGGGAACCACAAACAGCCAAACTAGTAGCCCTGGACATAGCTCCACCCCTTCACCTGCATATGCACAGTCTGGGTTTCTTGGTGTAGTTCCATCAGCACAATGGAACCCGAAGCAAGTGGCACTTACATACACTGATCAGCAAAAGGTGTTCCAGTGCAATAtaggggaggggccgtggctcggtggtagagcatctgctttgtatgcacaagatcccaagttcaatccctggctctCTAGTTGAAAGGGCCAGGTACTATGTGACATAAAAGCCCTGTGCCTGGGactgtggagagctgctgcctgtcttactgacctcgatggaccaatagtctgattcactAAAAGTAGTTTCATGGATTCATTATACAGAACTACGCACAGAGGAAGTATTGGAAGCTGTTTTCCCTTCCTGCCTGCATTGCATTGTGCCTAGAAGCAGGGAAAGTTCACCACAGAAGCAGAACCTGTGAAAAACCAGTGCAGAGGCCCTAGTGCTGTTGGTCTTTTTCCAGCACAGCAGTGCTTATAGTTATGAGAGAGCATAGAAATGGCTTGAGTCTTTGTCATAAGACGCTTTGaacaaccttttgaggtaggttaggatgagaaagTGTGACTGAGTAAGTTCCCTGGCCCTCACTTAACActccaaccacttcaccacctATTCATCAGACAAGGATCTGTCTTAAGTTTGACATTTTTAAAGGCACGTTAATCttaataaaaacaaatgaaaccGTTATTCCTGGGAACCATTAAAAtctaatatatacatatatatttcatTGCCAGATCAGTGTGCATGTGGCAAATTTGAAGAGGACGTGCAAATGAAACTAATTGCAGCTGAGAACATCAACAGAGGATTCCCTTGGCAGGTATTTAGCAAGAGAGATGTTGTAAAAATTAAATATACTTCTAGTTCCACTGATAATGAACAGGACTTACAGGGCAATAGTAAGGACTGATTGCAGCAATTCAGAGTGATTGACATTGCTGTAGTTAAAGCTCATAGGACTTGCAAACAAAGTATATACTTGCTTTCTAAAACTCCCAAGCATCAGAGTACTAATTTATTTACATtcatatcctgtttttctccctaatgggggggggacccaaagtggttcacATCCTTTTCCcctctccgttttatcctcacaacaaccctgtgagatgttAGGTTGTGCATTTGTGTGACTGACATAAGGTCACCCTTGGTAGAGCAGGAATTCGAacttgtctcccagatcctagcctgctactctaaccactacaccatgctggctctctctcTATTAATTCTGGTATTCTTCTGGCCACCATTGTCAGACTTGTGTTAAGGTTTTGTCTTGCTGTGTGTGTTCTGCACAATTGTCTGTTAGGAAGCCTCCCCCTTCCTTTACTCCCCTATTTTCCCTGCTAAGTTCTCACTTCTGTCTGCCTTCCTTCCTCACAAGAACACACCTTTACCACATGTAAAGCATATCCAAAGTGTTTTTGATTGTAGTTTATACCTGAAGCTTTCTGTGAAAGAGTATTCCATGGAGTTAACTTCTGAGAAGGAATGAGGAGTATAAGACACTGCCCTGAGGATCTCATTATCAAATAAGAACAAGATATATTGTGGCCTGTTTTGCTTTTAAGGTCCTTCTCTTAAGCTCTGAGGGAGAAGGACTGTGTGGAGGCGTTCTACTGAAAACCAGCTTCGTACTGACTACAGCTGCCTGTGCACTGCTCTCTCCTGTCAGTGCCGTGATTGGTAGGTAGCCAAGTTATCACAGGTTTGGCATTTTTAGAAGTTCAGGAGTGAAATCTGTGAGAAATAGGCAGAGGGAAAAAACCATAATGGACAGATGCTGGGAACCAAGCCAAAATGTGTACGTTCCCTTcctggtgatttggcaggttatACTACTGGACCCACTCAGTCCTCCTCATGACTCCTGTAACCTGCTGCTTTGAGTGCGTCTGTGGTTTGAAATGCAAGGGTGAATTTTTAAGTGGCTGCTGGGTTGCCCCTGGTTGCTGGTTGAATTGGATATTGAACCCTAAATGGCATTAACGCATTCTCTGATCTAATTAGGCAGCTGCTGTTTCTATATAGTAATTAATAGCTAAAGAGTATTCCAAATGGACTTCAGGCTAAACAAATGATGGCATATACCCTGCCTCCCCCAATTTTTATACATAGTTGAAAGAACAATACAGAAGGTTTATCATTTTTTTAGTCCTGCAGGCCAAGTTAGATGCACAGGACTGTGTGGATGAGAACTAAGTTATGTACAACAGTTTAATTCCAGCTTCCCAATGTGCGTATCCGCAGTTCAGGCAATGTTTTGTTTTCAAGACTATATAGACATGGATTGTTACTTCCTCCATAAAAGTTCCTTCTATACGTAAAGGGAATGCTGTGTGTGTGAAATAACCTTTGACAGCCTGTACTTAAGACCATGTCACAAATTACAAAGCCTAGTGTAGGGATTTATTTATCCTACTACTTGCCTGaacaaaatttattcatttatttaaaagtttATACCCTATCTTTCCTTTTGACTCAAGTCTGAAGTTGTCTGCCAAACTTAGGGAGCTCGCCTCCAGCTTAAGAAGCTCTTCAATTGGAGAGAGTCATTTTAGTTGGAGGGGAGGTTGGTTGAATCCATCCCTTTCTGTAATACAGCTTGCTACCTACAGCCCAGAGAACACAAGCTCTTTCCTTTAGTATTCCTTTCCTTTACCCTACCAAAAAGAGAACTTGAACAGCAGATAATAGCAGCACATGCCAAACCAGTGGGTTCCTTCTTTCAAACAATAAAAGGTCTCTAGGCGGCTGTAAGAACAAGCAATAGGCTTAAATTTGATTTACAGTAAATAGTAGCCATCTGAGGCCGAGTGAAAAATTTCTCCCTCTCATTCTGTTCTATATAATGTAGATGTAACTGATAATTGTTTGTGCAATGATTACCATGGTCAATGAACACACATCATGATCTCCACAGGAAATGACAGATTGCATGGAGCTAGACAATTCATATACGTGAATCAGGTAAACATACACCTCCGCTATGACAACAGCACCGGCAAGAACAACCTGGCAGTGCTAGAACTCGAAACGCCTAGTGCCTGCAACAGCTCCCAGTTACCCATATGCCTTCCAGAGAGGGATTTTGCAGAGCACGTATTGATTTCACAACAGGTGGCCACTCTTAGTGGGTGGAAAATGGAGGGAAACAACTTGGCTGATTCACTAGCTGAATTTCAAATTCTGTATCTCCACGAAAATGAATGTGCACAAACACTCAATAGAACTATGATAACCAGGGAATTCTGTGGATACAGTCCTAAGGCAAGAAGAGAAAAACTGGCTGGAGGAAGTTTCAGTGCTGTTAAATATAAAGGCACTTGGTTTCTGACGGGCATTTTAGAATCACAGGGAACAGAAGCAGATGAGCGGGAAACGTTTATATTCACCAAGATTTCAAGATACATGATGTGGTTCAAACAGATAATCGAGTAATCAAATGCCGCAACAAATGAA
The DNA window shown above is from Eublepharis macularius isolate TG4126 chromosome 3, MPM_Emac_v1.0, whole genome shotgun sequence and carries:
- the PROZ gene encoding vitamin K-dependent protein Z — its product is MGTQKWTIWSVLFMFLFHQAELTVFLSAQEANKIIARSKRARLIFLEEILQGNLERECLEEICSYEEAREVFENTEETDKFWNGYFGGQQCSLNPCLHNGVCKDTIRSYTCSCIDGYEGRNCAFAKNECRHEMNVGCQHFCYPELKSYRCSCAQGYELVKGKFCVPLDQCACGKFEEDVQMKLIAAENINRGFPWQVLLLSSEGEGLCGGVLLKTSFVLTTAACALLSPVSAVIGNDRLHGARQFIYVNQVNIHLRYDNSTGKNNLAVLELETPSACNSSQLPICLPERDFAEHVLISQQVATLSGWKMEGNNLADSLAEFQILYLHENECAQTLNRTMITREFCGYSPKARREKLAGGSFSAVKYKGTWFLTGILESQGTEADERETFIFTKISRYMMWFKQIIE